In Archangium violaceum, the following are encoded in one genomic region:
- a CDS encoding PH domain-containing protein — MFGKIAADALGLSDIGSVIAPTDYNKVDADDYVMHEDQEKIFFLIKSKSDEYCFTNKALVHLDGTSAASKKRTLRRYSYSTHPVSNVLLETAGNIDMDVEIKFRLGTKDFSIDVHKKHLEQVKDLYKALFRISELMHENEVALGHAKASIEVASTTLGRGQAGAAPIVESFKELNQAAFSWLAGAQQKYWVKDFGFVFERYIKA; from the coding sequence ATGTTCGGGAAAATCGCCGCCGACGCCCTTGGCCTCAGCGACATCGGCTCGGTCATCGCCCCCACGGATTACAACAAGGTGGACGCCGACGACTACGTGATGCACGAGGACCAGGAGAAGATCTTCTTCCTGATCAAGTCCAAGTCAGACGAGTATTGCTTCACCAACAAGGCCCTCGTCCACCTCGACGGCACCAGCGCCGCCAGCAAGAAGCGCACGCTGCGCCGCTACAGCTACAGCACCCACCCTGTCTCGAATGTGCTGCTCGAGACCGCCGGCAACATCGACATGGACGTGGAGATCAAGTTCCGCCTCGGCACGAAGGACTTCTCGATCGACGTGCACAAGAAGCACCTCGAGCAGGTGAAGGACCTCTACAAGGCACTGTTCCGCATCTCCGAACTGATGCACGAGAACGAAGTGGCGCTCGGCCACGCCAAGGCCAGCATCGAGGTCGCCTCCACCACCCTCGGTCGCGGCCAGGCTGGCGCCGCGCCGATCGTGGAGTCCTTCAAGGAGCTCAACCAGGCCGCCTTCTCGTGGCTCGCTGGCGCTCAGCAGAAATACTGGGTGAAGGATTTCGGCTTCGTGTTCGAGCGCTACATCAAGGCATGA
- a CDS encoding DUF4082 domain-containing protein, giving the protein MTSHLQRPHRAVQHLLRCVTTALALALLALTPGSAHAQTTFSLLSPNSTPAVPSVTNDSTAVELGVKFKSDVAGDIVGIRFYKGAGNIGTHMGHLWSATGQLLASATFVNETATGWQQVTFATPVPVAANTTYVASYHAPNGAYGFTDSGLIVGMDSPPLHALPGSTTSGGNGVFKYGPSGTFPTDSFRNSNYWVDVVFRPAAPVSIWPSTAMPVIASVTNDSRPVEVGVKFQTSVTGNVVGVRFYKGAGNTGTHVGHLWSATGQLLASATFVNETATGWQQVTFSNPVPIAANTTYVASYHAPSGAYAFDDAGLVNGVSAPPVSALPGPTSGGNGVYAYGPSGTFPTGSYGDSNYWVDVLFQATGAPPPEPPPPGNTFSLFPVSTTPGTPTANDTSSIEVGVKFRSDVDGRVKGIRFYKGGANTGTHVGNLWSASGQLLASATFVNETATGWQQVTFASPVSITAGTTYVASYFAPVGGYSADLGGLANGVDSPPLHALPGSTTSGGNGVYAYGAVSSFPNSSYQNANYWVDVLFESNGPPPRPGVTGSGPVLLATDPANPFTDYLKEILKAEGIASFATTDAGNIGVSVSLNDYRVLILGETTLSAAQVTLVTNWVSAGGSLIALRPSANLDALLGLNPSTGTLSEGYLLLDTTQAPGAGLTAETMQYHGTADLHTLATGTRAVAALYSSATTPTSYAAVSLRPVGSGTAIAFAYDLSKSVVLTRQGNPAWQGQNRDGSGIGPGARSNDMFYGNASFDPKPDWVDMSKVQIPQADEQQRLLANMLHLTSAVPLPRLWYFPSAKKAVVVMTGDGHPGGATVQRWQQYLDASPASCNVDNWECVRGTVYDFIGGLTATQAAAYEAQGFEYALHVNTGCADYTATTLDPNFFTPQLANFAASYPGIPAPTTNRTHCIAFSDWATQPKVSLRHGIRLDTNYYYWPDYWVQNRPGLFTGSGLAMRFADVDGTPIDVYQLATQMTDESGQSYPLHIDTLLANALGPKGYYGAFNANMHVDADPSAGSSGSAAIIASARREGVSVITAKQLLAWLGAREATQVSSVAFTGTALTFTVATPARNLSLMIPTRTATGRTLVSVSVNGTPVTTVPQTIKGVGFAFINGAQAGTYTATYN; this is encoded by the coding sequence ATGACATCACATCTCCAACGGCCCCACCGGGCCGTCCAGCACCTGCTCCGGTGCGTTACCACGGCGCTCGCGTTGGCCCTCCTGGCCCTCACCCCCGGGAGCGCGCACGCGCAGACGACCTTCTCCCTCCTCTCGCCCAACAGCACGCCCGCCGTGCCCTCGGTGACGAATGACTCCACCGCGGTGGAGCTGGGCGTGAAGTTCAAGTCCGACGTGGCGGGCGACATCGTCGGCATCCGCTTCTACAAGGGCGCGGGCAACATCGGCACCCACATGGGCCACCTGTGGAGCGCCACCGGGCAGCTGCTCGCCTCGGCCACCTTCGTCAACGAGACGGCCACTGGCTGGCAGCAGGTGACGTTCGCCACGCCGGTGCCCGTCGCCGCCAACACGACGTACGTGGCCTCGTACCACGCGCCCAACGGGGCCTATGGCTTCACGGACTCGGGCCTCATCGTGGGCATGGACAGCCCGCCCCTGCACGCACTGCCAGGCAGCACCACCAGCGGAGGCAACGGCGTCTTCAAGTACGGCCCCTCCGGTACCTTCCCCACCGACAGCTTCCGCAACTCCAACTACTGGGTGGACGTGGTCTTCCGGCCCGCGGCGCCGGTGAGCATCTGGCCGTCCACCGCCATGCCGGTCATCGCCTCGGTGACCAATGACTCCCGCCCCGTCGAGGTGGGCGTGAAGTTCCAGACCTCCGTGACGGGCAACGTGGTGGGCGTACGCTTCTACAAGGGCGCGGGCAACACCGGCACCCACGTGGGCCACCTGTGGAGCGCCACCGGGCAGCTGCTCGCCTCGGCCACCTTCGTCAACGAGACGGCCACCGGCTGGCAGCAGGTGACGTTCTCCAACCCGGTGCCCATCGCCGCCAACACGACGTACGTGGCCTCGTACCACGCGCCCAGCGGGGCCTATGCCTTCGACGACGCGGGCCTCGTCAATGGCGTGAGTGCCCCGCCCGTGTCCGCGCTTCCCGGCCCCACCAGCGGCGGCAACGGCGTCTACGCGTATGGGCCCTCGGGAACCTTCCCCACCGGCAGCTACGGCGACTCCAACTACTGGGTGGACGTCCTGTTCCAGGCCACGGGCGCGCCGCCGCCGGAGCCGCCTCCGCCGGGCAACACCTTCAGCCTCTTCCCCGTGAGCACGACGCCCGGCACCCCCACGGCCAATGACACGTCCTCCATCGAGGTGGGCGTGAAGTTCCGTTCGGACGTGGACGGCCGGGTGAAGGGCATCCGCTTCTACAAGGGCGGGGCCAACACCGGCACCCACGTGGGCAACCTGTGGAGCGCCTCCGGCCAACTCCTGGCCAGCGCCACCTTCGTGAACGAGACGGCCACGGGCTGGCAGCAGGTGACGTTCGCCTCGCCGGTGTCCATCACCGCCGGCACCACGTACGTGGCCTCGTACTTCGCCCCGGTCGGCGGCTACTCCGCCGACCTGGGTGGGCTGGCCAACGGCGTGGACAGCCCGCCCCTGCACGCACTTCCGGGCAGCACCACCAGCGGCGGCAACGGCGTGTATGCCTACGGCGCGGTGTCCAGCTTCCCCAACAGCAGCTACCAGAACGCCAACTACTGGGTGGACGTCCTCTTCGAGTCGAACGGCCCGCCGCCGCGCCCGGGTGTCACCGGCTCTGGCCCGGTGCTGCTGGCCACCGACCCGGCCAACCCCTTCACCGACTACCTGAAGGAGATTCTAAAGGCCGAGGGCATCGCCTCGTTCGCCACCACCGACGCCGGCAATATCGGCGTGTCGGTGTCGCTCAATGACTACCGGGTGCTCATCCTCGGCGAGACGACGCTGAGCGCCGCCCAGGTGACGCTCGTCACCAACTGGGTGAGCGCGGGCGGCAGCCTCATCGCCCTGCGGCCCTCCGCCAACCTCGACGCGCTGCTCGGCCTCAACCCGTCCACGGGCACGCTGTCCGAGGGCTACCTCCTGCTCGACACCACCCAGGCGCCGGGCGCGGGCCTCACCGCGGAGACGATGCAGTACCACGGCACCGCGGACCTGCACACGCTGGCCACCGGCACGCGCGCCGTCGCCGCGCTCTACTCGAGCGCCACCACGCCCACGTCCTACGCGGCCGTCAGCCTGCGTCCGGTGGGCAGCGGTACGGCCATCGCCTTCGCGTACGACCTGTCGAAGTCCGTCGTTCTCACGCGCCAGGGCAACCCGGCGTGGCAGGGCCAGAACCGCGACGGCTCCGGCATCGGCCCGGGGGCGCGCTCCAACGACATGTTCTACGGCAACGCGTCGTTCGACCCGAAGCCGGACTGGGTGGACATGAGCAAGGTGCAGATTCCCCAGGCGGACGAGCAGCAGCGCCTGCTGGCGAACATGCTCCACCTGACCAGCGCCGTCCCGTTGCCGCGCCTCTGGTACTTCCCCAGCGCGAAGAAGGCCGTGGTGGTGATGACGGGTGACGGGCACCCGGGGGGCGCCACCGTGCAGCGCTGGCAGCAGTACCTCGACGCCAGCCCCGCGAGCTGCAACGTGGACAACTGGGAATGCGTGCGCGGCACCGTCTATGACTTCATCGGCGGGCTGACGGCGACGCAGGCCGCGGCATACGAGGCCCAGGGCTTCGAGTACGCCCTCCACGTCAATACCGGCTGCGCGGACTACACGGCCACCACACTGGACCCGAACTTCTTCACGCCGCAACTGGCGAACTTCGCCGCGTCGTACCCGGGCATCCCCGCGCCCACCACCAACCGCACGCACTGCATCGCCTTCAGCGACTGGGCCACGCAGCCGAAGGTGTCGCTGCGCCACGGCATCCGGCTGGACACGAACTACTACTACTGGCCGGACTACTGGGTGCAGAACCGCCCGGGCCTGTTCACCGGCTCGGGACTGGCCATGCGCTTCGCGGACGTGGACGGCACGCCCATCGACGTCTACCAGCTCGCCACGCAGATGACGGACGAGTCCGGCCAGTCGTACCCGCTGCACATCGACACGCTGCTGGCCAACGCGCTCGGCCCCAAGGGGTACTACGGTGCGTTCAACGCCAACATGCACGTGGACGCGGACCCGTCGGCGGGCTCCTCGGGCTCGGCGGCCATCATCGCCTCGGCTCGGCGCGAGGGCGTGTCCGTCATCACCGCGAAGCAGCTGCTCGCCTGGCTCGGCGCGCGCGAGGCCACCCAGGTGTCCTCCGTGGCCTTCACGGGCACGGCGCTCACCTTCACCGTGGCCACCCCGGCGCGCAACCTGTCGCTCATGATCCCCACGCGGACGGCGACGGGTCGCACGCTCGTGTCCGTGAGCGTCAACGGCACGCCGGTGACGACGGTGCCGCAGACCATCAAGGGCGTGGGCTTCGCGTTCATCAACGGCGCGCAGGCCGGCACGTACACGGCCACGTACAACTGA
- a CDS encoding zinc-binding dehydrogenase: MRANVFRGVNQFGIEEVERPKAGPGEAVVRMTLTTICGTDLHIVRGEYPVKPGLVIGHELVGVIEELGPGVEGYQAGQRILVGAVTPCGQCRACLSGLLSQCGHGGGHEALGGWRLGHTLNGVQAEYVRVPSAQANLTPIPDELTDEQVVLLTDIASTGFSGAESGRVRIGDAVVVFAQGPIGLCASIGARLMGAALVIGVDGDESRLKMAHRMGVDVVLDYRQVDVVREVKRLTGGGADVAIEALGTPGTFENALRCLRPGGTLSSLGVYSEKLELPHDAFVAGLGDHHVVTTLCPGGKERMRRLMEMVRSKRVDLTPLLTHRFKLDDIRNAYALFGERREGVIKVAIRP, translated from the coding sequence ATGCGGGCCAACGTCTTTCGCGGCGTGAATCAGTTTGGAATCGAGGAGGTCGAGCGTCCCAAGGCAGGCCCCGGTGAGGCCGTGGTGCGGATGACGCTCACCACCATCTGTGGCACGGACCTGCACATCGTGCGGGGCGAGTACCCGGTGAAGCCGGGGCTCGTCATCGGCCATGAGCTCGTGGGAGTCATCGAGGAACTGGGCCCCGGCGTGGAGGGCTATCAGGCCGGGCAACGGATCCTGGTGGGCGCCGTCACTCCGTGCGGTCAGTGCCGCGCCTGCCTCTCCGGGCTGCTCTCGCAGTGCGGACATGGCGGAGGCCACGAGGCGCTCGGCGGCTGGCGCCTGGGCCACACGCTGAATGGTGTCCAGGCCGAGTACGTGCGCGTGCCCTCGGCCCAGGCCAACCTGACCCCCATCCCGGACGAGCTGACCGATGAGCAGGTGGTGCTCCTGACGGACATCGCCTCCACCGGCTTCAGCGGCGCGGAGTCCGGCAGGGTGCGCATCGGCGACGCGGTGGTGGTGTTCGCCCAGGGGCCCATCGGGTTATGCGCCTCCATCGGGGCCCGCCTCATGGGCGCGGCCCTCGTCATCGGCGTGGATGGAGATGAGAGCCGCCTGAAGATGGCGCACCGCATGGGCGTGGACGTGGTGCTCGACTATCGACAGGTGGATGTGGTGCGGGAGGTGAAGCGGCTCACCGGAGGCGGCGCGGACGTGGCGATCGAGGCGCTCGGAACGCCGGGCACCTTCGAGAACGCGCTGCGCTGCCTGCGGCCCGGGGGCACCCTCTCCAGCCTGGGCGTGTACTCGGAGAAGCTGGAGCTGCCCCATGACGCCTTCGTGGCGGGCCTGGGAGACCACCACGTCGTCACCACGCTGTGTCCTGGCGGCAAGGAGCGCATGCGGCGGCTGATGGAGATGGTGCGGAGCAAGCGGGTGGATCTCACGCCGCTGCTCACGCATCGTTTCAAGCTCGACGACATCCGGAACGCCTATGCTCTCTTCGGCGAGCGGCGCGAGGGCGTCATCAAGGTCGCCATCCGGCCCTGA
- a CDS encoding zinc-dependent metalloprotease, with the protein MRKLSMALLAGVALVGCGVDPELENQQIISNLIEAGFPANDIMVADGSVYVGNDAHVTLAASLEMLQPTQESAEQYRTTNLVSSSVTKICVIPTSTFNNYSTLSAGLDLAIENYNSQNLSFTMVRGSAPDCSATISAKTTNGTGGSAGFPTGGKPYGTINIGTGLQNYSVDVSEHVITHELGHCIGFRHSDYYDRSISCGGAYSNEGASNVGAILIPGTPSDARVGGSIMNSCFRATESGEWSSSDKTALDYLY; encoded by the coding sequence ATGCGGAAGCTGTCCATGGCGTTGCTGGCCGGTGTTGCTCTCGTCGGCTGCGGTGTCGACCCGGAGCTCGAGAACCAGCAGATCATCTCCAACCTGATCGAGGCTGGGTTTCCGGCCAACGACATCATGGTCGCCGATGGTTCCGTGTACGTGGGGAACGACGCGCACGTGACCCTCGCGGCGTCCCTCGAGATGCTGCAGCCCACCCAGGAGAGCGCGGAGCAGTACCGGACGACCAATCTCGTCAGCTCCAGCGTGACGAAGATCTGCGTCATCCCCACCTCCACGTTCAACAACTATAGCACCCTCAGCGCGGGGCTCGACCTGGCCATCGAGAATTACAATAGCCAGAACCTGTCCTTTACCATGGTGCGCGGCTCGGCCCCCGACTGCAGCGCGACCATCTCCGCGAAGACCACGAACGGCACCGGCGGCTCCGCGGGCTTCCCCACGGGCGGCAAGCCCTACGGCACCATCAACATCGGCACCGGCCTGCAGAACTACAGCGTTGACGTGAGCGAGCACGTCATCACCCACGAGCTTGGCCACTGCATCGGTTTCCGCCACTCGGACTACTACGATCGGTCCATCAGCTGCGGCGGCGCCTACAGCAACGAGGGCGCCTCCAACGTGGGAGCCATCCTCATCCCCGGCACGCCGTCCGATGCCCGCGTGGGCGGGTCGATCATGAACTCCTGCTTCCGGGCGACCGAGTCCGGCGAGTGGAGCAGCTCCGACAAGACCGCGCTGGACTACCTCTACTGA
- a CDS encoding alpha/beta hydrolase: MKHPTFAAVVALWGALVLGSSSHASDQGTATRADEFIGCPDAKEDDALAGSLCARFSAPLDYAEPSRERLELFVRKFPAPGRAAGQVWLVAGGPGESGASFYPLLKTLRAAFPGYDLLVPDHRGTGFSSRLCQKEEAADSADGFALQGAEWATCFEALESDSKRTRAFTITHAAYDLRALMERYSAGRPTWLYGVSYGTQLVLRMMTVAPPKRLEGIVLDSLVPPETTEQWDLSHRSAVVDEVGRAVLAQCDADPGCRARLGGSAVAAMQGLVDDSKLSAAVPGGRPKLFFGALLDSPEPRARIPLVLAGLRGGDLEPLRQVQRDLEALSARFGRFPQSSISIPLVSVISASENNARPGLTKAQVEAEAARFLFVSSLPGQLVGRTSLSYPRDEWFGRSPAALPPVLVLQGDMDPKTPHAGAQAHIRLLPKAAGINLFTVKGGPHFLLFTAPDCFKAAVSTFVQKRRAPRAACSI; this comes from the coding sequence ATGAAGCATCCCACTTTCGCAGCCGTGGTCGCGCTCTGGGGCGCACTCGTCCTGGGCAGTTCTTCACACGCGTCCGATCAAGGCACGGCGACTCGTGCCGATGAGTTCATCGGTTGCCCGGACGCGAAGGAGGATGACGCCCTCGCCGGTTCCCTCTGCGCTCGCTTCAGCGCACCGTTGGACTACGCGGAGCCGAGCCGTGAGCGGCTCGAGCTTTTCGTCCGCAAGTTCCCGGCTCCGGGGCGAGCGGCCGGGCAAGTCTGGCTCGTGGCGGGTGGGCCCGGCGAGTCAGGGGCTTCGTTCTACCCTCTGCTCAAGACCCTACGGGCCGCCTTCCCGGGATATGACTTGCTGGTCCCCGATCATCGCGGGACCGGTTTCTCGAGCCGGCTCTGCCAGAAGGAAGAGGCCGCCGACAGCGCCGATGGTTTCGCGCTTCAAGGGGCCGAGTGGGCGACATGCTTCGAGGCGCTGGAGTCCGATTCCAAGCGCACCCGCGCCTTCACCATCACCCACGCCGCCTACGATCTGCGTGCGCTGATGGAGCGCTACTCCGCCGGCCGGCCAACGTGGCTCTATGGGGTTTCCTACGGCACGCAGCTGGTGTTGCGCATGATGACGGTCGCCCCGCCGAAGCGCCTCGAGGGGATCGTGCTCGATTCCCTCGTTCCTCCGGAAACGACCGAGCAATGGGACCTCAGTCATCGATCGGCCGTCGTCGACGAGGTGGGCCGTGCGGTTCTCGCGCAGTGTGACGCGGACCCTGGCTGCCGTGCTCGTCTCGGAGGCTCGGCGGTTGCCGCCATGCAGGGGCTCGTCGACGACTCCAAGTTGTCCGCTGCCGTCCCCGGGGGGCGTCCGAAACTCTTCTTCGGCGCACTGTTGGACAGCCCGGAGCCGCGGGCGCGGATTCCCCTTGTCCTCGCGGGCCTCAGAGGCGGCGACCTCGAGCCGTTGCGGCAGGTCCAGCGTGACTTGGAGGCACTGAGCGCCCGGTTCGGCCGCTTCCCGCAGTCGTCGATTTCCATCCCGCTCGTCAGTGTCATCAGCGCATCCGAGAACAACGCCCGGCCGGGCCTCACCAAGGCCCAGGTGGAAGCCGAGGCCGCCCGGTTCCTGTTCGTCAGCAGCCTGCCGGGTCAGCTCGTCGGTCGAACGTCTCTGTCCTATCCGCGCGACGAGTGGTTCGGCCGGTCTCCCGCCGCTCTTCCGCCCGTTCTGGTTCTCCAGGGCGACATGGACCCCAAGACACCCCATGCGGGTGCCCAGGCCCATATCCGTCTGCTGCCCAAGGCCGCTGGCATCAACCTGTTCACCGTCAAGGGCGGGCCGCACTTCCTGCTCTTCACGGCGCCAGATTGCTTCAAGGCCGCGGTGAGCACCTTCGTCCAGAAGCGGCGAGCGCCTCGTGCGGCCTGCTCGATTTGA
- a CDS encoding amidohydrolase family protein, producing MMKKAWALGPWVLAGLCLSLATSAGAATERSTVLLLGNVAGRQQVEYLPEGEVRVHYEFNDRGRGPVLDSTFRVSANGTLVSAESRGVDYLKAPVDERYSATGASHHWKSSAGEVRREVSGPVFYLSLESPPEEAVLLIRAALRAPGQRMALLPSGEAQVAAVGSLTVKSKAGSRRVRLYSLSGLDLAPSYVWLDEQQRFFASVSSWMKLVREGFEDTLEQLDGYQEAEQRRLARARARALTTKLDRPLAITHARVFDPGTLTVEEDQTVLVTQGRISAVGPSAKLVVPRDARILDAQGRFLMPGLWDMHVHITGGADGPLALAGGVTTVRDLANEDRTLTRLIQEIEAGHDIGPRVLKAGFMDGRSPYSGPTRVFVDNEEEARTAIDNYAARGYEQIKIYSSIKPELVPTLVRLAHAKGLRLSGHVPAFMTARQFVEAGADELQHINFLALNFLFDRVQDTRTPARFIAVGEHAATLDLGSPEVRAFLALLRERGVVVDPTVSIFDDMFHDQPGHWNAGLSPILGRLPPTLQRRLGSGSGGLPDVAKQPERYRDSFLRLVELVGLLHRSGVRIVSGTDNLSGLFLPRELELYVAAGIPPREVLRIATLGNAEVMKRDKEYGRVLPGYVADLILVDGDPTLLISDLRKVRHVIRGDRLYESAALFRSVGIAP from the coding sequence ATGATGAAGAAGGCATGGGCCTTGGGGCCATGGGTGCTGGCGGGACTCTGTCTCTCGCTGGCCACGAGCGCGGGGGCCGCGACCGAGCGCAGCACCGTGTTGCTCCTGGGCAACGTCGCGGGGCGCCAGCAGGTGGAGTACCTCCCCGAGGGAGAGGTGAGGGTCCACTACGAGTTCAACGATCGCGGGCGGGGACCGGTGCTCGATTCGACGTTCCGCGTGAGCGCGAATGGCACGCTGGTTTCAGCCGAGAGCCGTGGCGTCGACTATCTCAAGGCGCCCGTCGACGAGCGCTACTCCGCCACTGGCGCATCCCACCACTGGAAGAGTTCGGCCGGGGAGGTGCGGCGCGAGGTCTCCGGGCCCGTCTTCTACCTGAGCCTCGAGTCCCCGCCCGAGGAGGCCGTACTGCTCATCCGCGCGGCGCTCCGGGCGCCCGGGCAGCGGATGGCCTTGCTTCCCTCGGGCGAGGCCCAGGTCGCCGCTGTCGGCTCCCTGACCGTCAAGAGCAAGGCCGGCAGCCGGCGCGTGCGGCTCTACTCCCTGAGCGGGCTGGACCTCGCTCCGAGCTATGTGTGGCTCGATGAGCAGCAGCGCTTCTTCGCCAGCGTCTCGAGCTGGATGAAGCTCGTCCGCGAGGGCTTCGAGGATACCCTGGAGCAGCTGGATGGATACCAGGAGGCCGAGCAGCGCCGCCTCGCGCGGGCGCGGGCGCGCGCCCTCACGACGAAGCTCGACCGTCCGCTCGCCATCACGCATGCCCGCGTCTTCGACCCGGGAACGCTCACCGTGGAAGAGGACCAGACCGTGCTCGTCACCCAGGGCCGCATCTCGGCCGTGGGCCCCTCGGCGAAGCTGGTGGTGCCTCGCGACGCGCGGATCCTCGATGCCCAGGGCCGCTTCCTCATGCCAGGCCTCTGGGACATGCACGTTCACATCACGGGGGGCGCCGATGGTCCGCTCGCCCTCGCGGGCGGGGTGACCACGGTGCGCGATCTCGCCAACGAAGACCGCACGTTGACGCGGCTCATCCAGGAGATCGAGGCCGGTCACGACATCGGACCCCGGGTGCTCAAGGCCGGTTTCATGGATGGCCGCAGCCCGTACTCAGGGCCGACCCGGGTCTTCGTGGACAACGAGGAGGAGGCGCGCACCGCCATCGACAACTACGCGGCCAGGGGCTACGAGCAGATCAAGATCTACAGCTCCATCAAGCCGGAGCTCGTCCCGACGCTCGTGCGCCTGGCCCATGCGAAGGGTCTCCGGCTCAGTGGCCATGTGCCGGCCTTCATGACGGCGCGGCAGTTCGTCGAGGCCGGCGCCGATGAGCTTCAGCACATCAACTTCCTGGCGCTCAACTTCCTGTTCGACCGGGTGCAGGATACGCGCACGCCCGCGCGCTTCATCGCCGTGGGAGAGCATGCCGCCACGTTGGATCTCGGCTCGCCCGAGGTGCGTGCCTTCCTCGCGCTGCTGCGAGAGCGGGGCGTGGTGGTGGACCCGACGGTGTCCATCTTCGATGACATGTTCCACGACCAGCCCGGCCACTGGAACGCGGGTCTGAGCCCGATTCTCGGCCGCCTGCCGCCCACCCTGCAGCGGCGGCTGGGCTCGGGCAGCGGCGGGCTCCCGGATGTGGCGAAGCAGCCCGAGCGCTACCGCGACTCCTTCCTTCGCCTCGTCGAGCTCGTGGGGCTCCTGCATCGAAGCGGCGTGCGCATCGTCTCGGGCACGGACAACCTCTCCGGCCTGTTCCTGCCGCGGGAGCTCGAGCTCTACGTCGCCGCCGGCATTCCGCCCAGGGAGGTGCTGCGCATCGCCACGCTGGGCAATGCCGAGGTCATGAAGCGCGACAAGGAGTACGGGCGCGTGCTGCCCGGCTATGTCGCCGACCTCATCCTGGTGGACGGCGACCCGACCCTGCTCATCAGCGACCTGCGCAAAGTGCGCCACGTCATCCGGGGTGATCGCCTGTACGAGAGTGCGGCCCTGTTCCGCTCGGTGGGCATCGCGCCCTGA